One Mustela nigripes isolate SB6536 chromosome 5, MUSNIG.SB6536, whole genome shotgun sequence DNA segment encodes these proteins:
- the PFDN6 gene encoding prefoldin subunit 6 codes for MAELIQKKLQGEVEKYQQLQKDLSKSMSGRQKLEAQLTENNIVKEELALLDGSNVVFKLLGPVLVKQELGEARATVGKRLDYITAEIKRYESQLRDLERQSEQQRETLAQLQQEFQRAQAAKAGASGKA; via the exons ATGGCCGAGTTAATCCAGAAGAAGCTACAGGGAGAAGTGGAGAAATATCAGCAGCTACAGAAGG ACTTGAGTAAATCCATGTCAGGGCGGCAGAAGCTTGAGGCGCAACTAACAGAAAATAATATCGtgaaggag GAGCTGGCCCTGCTAGATGGATCCAACGTGGTCTTTAAACTTCTGGGTCCTGTGCTGGTCaaacaggagctgggagaggctCGGGCCACCGTGGGGAAGAGGCTGGACTATATCACAGCTGAAAT tAAGCGATATGAATCCCAGCTCCGGGACCTCGAGCGGCAGtcagagcaacagagggagacCCTGGCTCAGCTGCAGCAGGAGTTCCAGCGGGCACAGGCAGCCAAGGCGGGGGCTTCCGGGAAGGCCTGA
- the RPS18 gene encoding small ribosomal subunit protein uS13 — translation MSLVIPEKFQHILRVLNTNIDGRRKIAFAITAIKGVGRRYAHVVLRKADIDLTKRAGELTEDEVERVITIMQNPRQYKIPDWFLNRQKDVKDGKYSQVLANGLDNKLREDLERLKKIRAHRGLRHFWGLRVRGQHTKTTGRRGRTVGVSKKK, via the exons ATG TCTCTAGTGATCCCTGAGAAGTTCCAGCACATTTTGCGAGTACTCAACACTAATATCGATGGGCGGCGGAAAATAGCCTTCGCCATCACTGCAATTAAG GGTGTGGGGCGAAGATACGCTCATGTGGTGTTGAGGAAAGCAGACATCGATCTCACCAAGAGAGCCGGAGAGCTCACTGAGGATGAG GTGGAACGTGTGATCACCATTATGCAGAACCCTCGCCAATATAAGATCCCAGACTGGTTTTTGAACAGACAAAAGGATGTGAAGGATGGAAAGTACAGCCAG GTTCTGGCCAATGGCCTGGACAACAAACTCCGTGAAGACCTGGAGAGACTGAAGAAGATTAGGGCCCACAGAGGGCTGCGCCACTTTTGGGG ACTTCGTGTCCGAGGCCAGCACACCAAGACCACAGGGCGCCGGGGACGCACCGTGGGTGtgtccaagaagaaataa
- the B3GALT4 gene encoding beta-1,3-galactosyltransferase 4, whose translation MPLSLFRRLLLAALLLVIIWTLFGPSGIGEELLSLSLASLSPAPASPGPPLALPRLLIPNEEACGGPGAPPFLLILVCTAPENLNQRNAIRASWGGLREARGLRVQTLFLLGEPGLWHPTREPHINLVREAAAQGDILQAAFRDSYRNLTLKTLSGLNWANKHCSMARYILKTDDDVFVNVPELVSELIRRGGRWEQWEKGKEPPLREVESGDEDLQEGSILRQPVPLLYLGRVHWRVHPSRTPGNKHQISEEQWPPTWGPFPPYASGTGYVLSASAVQLILKVASRAPPLPLEDVFVGVSARRGGLTPTHCVKLAGATHYPLDRCCYGKFLLTSHKLDPWKMQEAWKLVGSSDRERTAPFCSWLQEVLGILRCRVIAWLHS comes from the coding sequence ATGCCCCTCAGCCTCTTCCGGCGCCTTCTCCTTGCCGCCCTGCTGCTGGTGATTATCTGGACCCTCTTCGGGCCCTCGGGCATCGGGGAGGAGCTGCTGAGCCTCTCGCTGGCCTCCCTGAGCCCGGCTCCAGCCTCTCCAGGGCCGCCCCTGGCCCTGCCTCGCCTCCTGATCCCCAATGAAGAGGCGTGCGGGGGTCCCGGCGCCCCACCCTTTCTGCTCATCCTTGTGTGCACAGCCCCAGAGAACTTGAACCAAAGAAATGCCATTCGGGCTTCGTGGGGTGGGCTTCGTGAGGCCCGGGGGCTCAGGGTGCAGACTCTCTTTCTGCTGGGAGAGCCAGGCTTGTGGCATCCTACCAGGGAACCCCACATCAATCTGGTGCGGGAGGCAGCGGCCCAGGGTGACATCTTGCAGGCGGCCTTCCGGGACTCCTACCGGAACCTTACTCTCAAGACCCTCAGTGGGCTCAACTGGGCAAACAAACACTGCTCCATGGCCCGCTACATTCTCAAGACGGATGATGACGTGTTTGTCAATGTCCCCGAACTGGTGTCAGAGCTGATTCGGCGAGGGGGCCGTTGGGAACAATGGGAGAAGGGCAAGGAGCCACCTCTGAGAGAGGTTGAGTCTGGAGATGAAGACTTGCAAGAGGGGTCCATCTTGAGACAGCCAGTGCCTCTTCTGTACCTGGGCCGCGTGCACTGGCGGGTGCACCCCTCTCGGACACCAGGGAACAAGCACCAGATATCCGAGGAGCAGTGGCCTCCTACCTGGGGCCCTTTTCCACCCTATGCCTCTGGCACGGGGTATGTGCTCTCAGCTTCTGCCGTGCAGCTCATCCTGAAAGTGGCCAGCCGGGCACCTCCTCTGCCACTGGAAGATGTCTTTGTGGGGGTCAGTGCCCGACGAGGAGGCCTCACCCCGACCCACTGTGTCAAGCTGGCTGGAGCCACCCACTACCCCTTGGACCGGTGCTGCTATGGGAAATTCCTGCTGACATCCCATAAGCTGGACCCCTGGAAAATGCAGGAAGCCTGGAAGCTGGTGGGCAGCTCTGACAGGGAAAGGACTGCACCCTTCTGCTCCTGGCTCCAGGAAGTCTTGGGCATCCTGCGCTGTCGGGTAATAGCTTGGCTTCACAGCTGA
- the WDR46 gene encoding WD repeat-containing protein 46, with protein sequence METAPKPSKDVPPKKNRLKAKRKKPRRYWDEETLTAAGASPGLPRNKKRNRELRPQRPKNTNIAKKSRISRKPQLPKKPREGRNLEPQRSVSGAQDPFPGPAPVPVEAARKFRRIDKSKKLPHSKSKTRSRLEVAEAEEEEISIKAARSELLLAEEPGFLEGEDGEDTAKICQADIVEAVDIASAAKHFDLNLRQFGPYRLNYSPTGRHLAFGGHRGHVAALDWVTKRLMCEINVMEAVRDIRFLHSEALLAVAQNRWLHIYDNQGIELHCIRRCDRVTRLEFLPFHFLLATASETGFLTYLDVSVGKIMAALNARAGRLDVMTKNPYNAVIHLGHSNGTVSLWSPAMKEPLAKILCHRGGVRAVAVDSTGTYMATSGLDHQLKIFDLRGMFQPLSARTLPQGAGHLAFSQRGLLAAGMGDVVNIWAGQGKASPPSLEQPYLTHRLSGHVHGLQFCPFEDVLGVGHSGGITSMLVPGAAEPNFDGLESNPYRSQKQRQEWEVKALLEKVPAELICLDPRALAEVDVISLEQEKKERIERLGYDPEAKAPFQPKPKQKGRSSTASLVKRKRKVMDKEHRDKVRQSLEQQPQKQEKAKLPRARPSALDRFVR encoded by the exons ATGGAAACAGCCCCCAAACCGAGCAAGGATGTGCCGCCCAAGAAGAACAGACTTAAGGCCAAGAGGAAG AAACCGCGGAGGTACTGGGACGAAGAAACTCTAACCGCTGCGGGAGCCTCTCCAGGGCTCCCTCGTAACAAGAAGAGGAATCGTGAGCTTCGCCCCCAGAGGCCAAAGAACACTAACATAGCAAAGAAGTCTCGGATCTCCAGGAAACCTCAGCTCCCGAAGAAACCCCGAGAAGGGAGGAATCTTGAGCCTCAGCGGAGCGTGTCCGGG GCCCAGGATCCATTTCCAGGCCCTGCCCCCGTCCCTGTGGAGGCGGCTCGGAAGTTCCGTCGCATTGACAAATCCAAAAAG CTGCCACATTCGAAGTCCAAAACCCGAAGCCGACTTGAGGTGGCTgaggctgaggaagaggaaatCAGTATTAAAGCTGCTCGTTCTGAGCTACTGCTTGCTGAGGAACCCGG GTTTCTGGaaggggaggatggggaggacaCAGCAAAGATATGCCAGGCTGACATTGTGGAGGCCGTGGATATTGCAAGTGCAGCCAAG CACTTTGATTTAAACTTGAGGCAGTTTGGACCCTACAGACTGAATTACTCCCCAACTGGGAG ACACCTGGCTTTTGGAGGGCACCGGGGTCATGTGGCCGCCCTTGATTGGGTAACAAAGAGGCTCATGTGTGAGATCAACGTCATGGAGGCAGTGCGGGACATCCG GTTTCTGCACTCGGAAGCACTGCTTGCTGTTGCTCAGAATCGCTGGCTTCACATTTACGACAACCAGGGCATCGAGCTCCACTGTATCCGCCGCTGTGACCGAGTCACACGGCTGGAGTTCCTGCCTTTCCACTTCCTCCTGGCTACAGCT TCAGAGACAGGGTTTCTGACCTACCTGGACGTGTCAGTGGGAAAGATTATGGCAGCTCTGAATGCTCGGGCTGGACGGCTGGACGTCATGACTAAGAACCCTTACAATGCCGTCATCCACCTCGGACACAGCAATG GTACCGTGTCCTTATGGAGTCCAGCCATGAAGGAGCCACTGGCAAAGATCCTCTGTCATCGGGGTGGAGTCCGGGCTGTGGCTGTAGATTCTACAGGCAC GTACATGGCCACCTCTGGCCTGGACCACCAGCTGAAGATCTTTGACCTACGAGGGATGTTCCAGCCTCTGAGTGCTCGGACCCTGCCCCAGGGAGCGGGGCATCTGGCCTTTTCCCAGCGGGGACTGCTGGCTGCGGGCATGGGTGATGTGGTCAACATatgggcagggcagggcaaggCTAGCCCACCCTCCCTGGAGCAGCCTTACCTCACCCACCGGCTCTCAGGCCATGTGCATGGCCTTCAGTTCTGCCCCTTTGAAgatgtgctgggggtggggcacagtgGTGGCATCACCAGCATGCTGGTCCCTG GGGCTGCTGAACCTAACTTTGACGGCCTAGAGAGTAATCCATACAGGAGCCAGAAGCAGCGCCAGGAGTGGGAGGTGAAGGCCCTGCTGGAGAAG GTACCTGCAGAGCTCATTTGTCTGGACCCACGAGCCCTGGCAGAGGTTGATGTCATCTCTTTGGAGCAAGAGAAGAAGGAACGGATAGAGAGGCTG GGCTATGACCCCGAGGCCAAGGCTCCCTTCCAACCAAAGCCAAAGCAGAAGGGCCGCAGCTCGACAGCAAGCCtggtgaagaggaagaggaaggtcaTGGACAAGGAGCACCGG GATAAAGTCCGGCAGAGCCTTGAGCAACAGCCACAGAAGCAAGAGAAGGCCAAGCTCCCAAGGGCCCGGCCATCTGCCCTGGACAGATTTGTGCGCTGA